The Coregonus clupeaformis isolate EN_2021a chromosome 35, ASM2061545v1, whole genome shotgun sequence genome includes the window AATAGGTTGGTAGGaaggggggtggtgtgtgtgtgttacctgtagcCTAGGGAGAGTGCTGAGCCACGACTCCTGAAGCTGGATTGCCGGTCTGAAGCCTGTTGGACACACATTCCATCAGTTTCCGTCCTCATGTCCCCTAACACACTTGTCTGCGTTACAGTGCGACCCTGTTTTACAGTACAGTGCTACCCTGTTTTACAGTACAGTGCTACCCTGTTTTACAGTACAGTGCTACCCTGTTTTACAGTACAGTGCTACCCTGTTTTACAGTACAGTGCTACCCTGTTTTACAGTACAGTGCTACCTTGGTTTACAGTACAGTGCTACCCTGTTTTACAGTACAGTGTTACCCTgttttacagtacagtactacCCTGTTTTACAGTACAGTGCGACCCTGTTTTACAGTACAGTGCTACCCTGTTTTACAGTACAGTGCTACCCTGTTTTACAGTACAGTGCTACCCTGTTTTACAGTACAGTGCTACCCTGTTTTACAGTACAGTGCTACCCTGTCTTACAGTACAGTGCTACCCTGTTTTACAGTACAGTGCTACCTTGGTTTACAGTACAGTGCTACCCTGTTTTACAGTACAGTGCTACCTTGGTTTACAGTACAGTGCTACCCTGTTTTACAGTACAGTGCTACCCTGTTTTACAGTACAGTGCTACCCTGTCTTACAGTACAGTGCTACCCTgttttacagtacagtactacCCTGTTTTACAGTACAATGTACAGCGCTACCCCATTTTACAGTACAATGCTACCCCGTTTTACAGTACAGTGCTACCCTGTTTTATAGTACAATGCTACCCTGTTTTACAGTACAATGCTACCCTGTCTTACAGTACAGTACTACCCTGTTTTACAGTACTGTGCTACCCTGTTTTACAGTACAGTGCTACCCTGTTTTATAGTACAATGCTACCCTGTTTTACAGTACAATGCTACCCTGTCTTACAGTACAGTACTACCCTGTTTTACAGTACAGTGCTACCCTgttttacagtacagtactacCCTGTTTTACAGTACAGTGCTACCCTGTTTTACAGTACAGTGCTACCCTGTTTTACAGTACAGTCTAGGGAGCATTTCTTCCTCTCAGGAGGATCCTAAGTTACTTGTTAAGAATGAAAGGGCTGTAGTTTAGGAAGAGGAACCAGAGCTTCCTTCACTTCCGTCTATTCAGTTATTCAACATGACCTTCAATAACACTGCCTGGAAGCCAACTGGAGACAGACACGTACACAGGAATGAACACACAATGAAGTAGACACACACAGCTCACATACAAACAGGACACCCACTCAAGGTCCTgtttgcagacacacacacacacacacacacacacacacacacatacacacacacacacacacacacacacacacgcctctcCCAACATACACTATACTCACCAATCACCAGGTCAGGCTTGGGCCCCTGCAGCATGTGATAGGCCCTGCGGTAACCTTTGACCCGGATGCTCCTCCTGTCCAACTTCTCGTCCGGGGTGAAGCTGGGGTTGACCAGGTTGACACAGCCGTCCTGGAGGAGCAACCACACGGTGACAGGGGAGGACAGTGTCAGACTCTGGGAACCCTCAAACCACTGCTCTACATTGTGTGATTTATAGGACCCATATGGTCTACGTGAACTTTGTGTGAAACgtatttacagcaacaacctgtaCTAAACATAGCAAGTGAAGTTGTGAAGTTATTGTTCAGGGGGGACGGGGTGTTGTTCAGGGGGACGGGGTGTTGTTCAGGGGAGACGGGGTGTTGTTCGGGGGGGACGGGGTGTTGTTCGGGGGGGACGGGGTGTTGTTCAGGGGGACGGGGTGTTGTTCAGGGGGGACGGGGTGTTGTTCAGGGGGGACGGGGTGTTGTTCAGGGGGATGGGGTGTTGTTCAAGGGGGGACGGGGTGTTATTCAGGGGGACAGGGTTTTGTTCAGGGGGGACGGGGTGTTGTTCGGGGGGGACGGGGTGTTGTTCGGGGGGGACGGGGTGTTGCTCAGGGGAGACGGGGTGGTGTTCAGGGGGGACGGGGTGTTGTTCAGGGGGACGGGGGTGTTGTTCAGGGGAGACGGGGTGTTGTCTGGGGGACGGGGTGTTGTTCGGGGGACGGGGGTGTTGTTCAGGGGGGACGGGGTGTTGTTCAGGGGGACGGGGTGTTGTTCAGGGGGATGGGGTGTTGTTCAAGGGGGACGGGGTGTTATTCAGGGGGACGGGGTTTTGTTCAGGGGGACGGGGTGTTGTTCGGGGGGGACGGGGTGTTGTTCAGGGGGACGGGGTGTTGCTCAGGGGAGACGGGGTGGTGTTCAAGGGGGACGGGGTGTTATTCAGGGGGGACGGGGTGTTGTTCAAGGGGGACGGGGTGTTGTTCAGGGGGACAGGGTGTTGTTCAGGGGGACGGGGTGTTGTTCAGGGGGACGGGGTGTTGTTCAGGGGGACGGGGTGTTGTTCAGGGGGACAGGGTGTTGTTCAGGGGGACGGGGTGTTGTTCAGGGGGACAGGGTGTTGTTCAGGGGAATGGGCAGTTGTTCAGGGGGACAGGGTGTTGTTCAGGGGGACAGGGTGTTGTTCAGGGGGACAGGGTGTTGTTCAGGGGAATGGGCAGTTGTTCAGGGGGACAGGGTGTTGTTCAGGGGGACAGGGTGTTGTTCAGGGGGACAGGGTGTTGTTCAGGGGAATGGGCTGTTGTTCAGGGGGACAGGGTGTTGTTCAGGGGGACAGGGTGTTGTTCAGGGGGACGGGGTGTTGTTCAGGGGAACGGGGTGTTGTTCAGGGGGACGGGGTGTTGTTCAGGGGAACGGGGTGTCACCTTCTTCTGCAGAAAGAGCTGCTCCTCGTCACTCTCAGGGGGAAGCCCCTCCCCTATGAACACCAGTTCAAAGGTAATGTGCGGCAGGAGAATAGACAATTCCTATTGGTGGAGGGGAGACAGTAAAACAAAGGCAGgcagacagataaacagacagacGGTTTATAGACGTTACTCGGGGTGGAACAGGAGTGGTCAGTTGTAATCTCTGTGTTTACGcccagcagagagcagagagtagagatcagagagtagagagtagagagcagagagcagagagtagagagtagagagcagagagcagagagcagagagcagagagcagagagcagagtagagagcagagagcagagtagagagcagagagcagagagcagagagcagagagtagagatctgagagtagagagcagagagcagagagcagagagcagagagtagagatctgagagtagagagcagagagcagagagctgagAGCTGAGAGCTGAGTAGGtagcagagagtagagagctgagtagagagcagagagcagagagctgagAGCAGAGAGCTGAGAGCTGAGAGCTGAGTAGGtagcagagagtagagagctgagtagagagcagagagctgagagcagagagcagagagctgagagcagagagcagagagctgagAGCTGAGAGCTGAGAGCTGAGAGCTGAGAGCTGCCAGGACCAGACGGAGAGGCCTCACAGGAAGAAAGTGAAAACAGACACAGAGAtgcactgatacacacacacacacacacatttacatttacattttagtcatttagcagacgctcttatccagagcgacttacaggagccacacacactcatagacacacacacacagacacacacacacaaactggatgAGTAAGTGATTGCTGAGGAAGTGGTTTTATGGACAGGGTGGAAACCCCAGGCGTTGCAGTCCTACCCAGAACACCATGAGAGTATGGAACTCCCTGTAGGAGTCGATGATGTGGATCTTTAGAGACTGTTTCTTCAGGATGTTCAGCTCTGGAACTAGGGAGggacacatactgtacactcaGTGGTCCAGTTAACCTTACTCTTTGAAACATGTCATGATTACACTGAACACTCttgatgtgcacacacacacacacactcacgcacacacactcacacacacacactcacgcacacacacacacacacactcacactcacagtcTCTGGGCACCAGCGAGGTGATGATGtagtagatggagagaggggagctgaGAAGAACAGCTGCAGGAGAGGACAGACTGATACCCCTCCACTCACAGTATTGGCACCACaacactgaggagagagacagagacagagagagacagagacagagacagagacagagacaaagacagagacagagagggagacagagacagagacagacagagacagacagcgacagagagagagagagacagagacagagacagacagagacagagagagacagacagagacagagagagacagagagagacagagagagacagagagacagagacagagagagagacagagacagagacagagagggagacagagagagacagagacagagaggagttagagagagagaggagagataatgAGAGATCAGTATTATAACATTGTATGAAGGTACAAGTGTACATTGATACAACATTGATGGGATCATTATCACAATATGACTGTCGTCTTACCCAGTGGTTTGGTGATTCTGGGGACTGCATGAGGGGCTGGGCTACAGAGCAGGATGTCTCCCTCCTTTTTCAGGGGTCCAAAGGGCTCACTGTGACCTTGACGATCATATACAGTTGGACAAGTTAGATAACCACTATCCAGTAACACTGGCACGTTACTACACTATAGTAACCCATAGGCACTTTGTCTATGAactacagtggtattactttggTAATCAAAATGCTCACCAAAACATCATTATCCAATCAAAATGCTTACCAAAACATCATTTCCAATCAGAAATGCTCACCAAATCATCATTATCCAATCAAAATGCTCACCAAAACATCATTATCCATAACAAAGTGATCTGAGTTGTTGGCTACCGGGCCGTACCAACCTGTGAACCAGTGGGGGTATGGACCTCTGGACTGTTCCACTGTGGGATGGAGCTCATATCTGGGGGAGCGCACCAAGAGGCTCCAGTGCACCCAGTAGCCACTGTCCAGTTTATTCTTATTCAGGAAGTGTTCCAGGTCAAAATCATCAGCTGTCACCTCTGATTGGGTAGAACAGTGGACGAGAAacgaagagaggaagagaaaagtTGAGAGACGGGGTGGACGGAATTAAAAAAGAGTAGAGTAAGAGATGGAGTAAACTGAGATAAATAAACTGAGGCGTATGATCACATTCGGCAGGTATCTAATGGTTCCTCCTCCCTTGCTCTCCTCTAACGCATTCCCTGTCATTATTTTACTGCGCCCCCTACCTGCGGCGTAGCTGAATGGCAGGTCGGCCAGCTGTGAGTGGTGGCTCATGTAGCAGGCCAGTTTTTCACACCAGTGCTGGTGACTGGCATCCTCTGGACAGCGGATCTGGTCTGTCTGGGAACACTGGTCAGAACAGTACAGGACAGCCTTGCACTGGGAACTATGGgacgagagagagacaacaacataCCGAAGACGGGAGGGGAAACGGAGACAAAGACAGACCAGGAGGTTGTGGACGGATGAcagatgaacaaccagacaaagACAGACCAGGAGGTTGTGGACGGATGAcagatgaacaaccagacaaagACAGACCAGGAGGTTGTGGACGGATGACAGATAAACAACCAGACAAAGACAGACCAGGAGGTTGTGGACGGATGACAGATAAACAACCAGACAAAGACAGACCAGGAGGTTGTGGACGGATGAcagatgaacaaccagacaaagACAGACCAGGAGGTTGTGGACGGATGACAGAAAAACAACCAGACAAAGGGAAAAAATAAAGGGGAAGGAAGGTGAACAAAGCAGGCAGTGAGAAAGACAGGGTAGTTGAGAGTGCAGTGTTTGACAATGCAAGAGAGAGAGGCACTGTTAGTAGACACTTCCTCAAAAAGAGGCTTACATTCTCAGACAGACAGTAGCTAGTGACTGTATATCAACAAACAACATTAAAAAAAACTGCCTCTGTAAAGTATCCAATGACCACAAATTCCTAGTTCCCAATCTATCTCTTTTCCTGCTTAAGCCAAATCCTTTGGCCTGACAATGACAAAAGAAGCTGGCGAAAAGCAACAAAACAACGGTCTGCCAACGAAGCTATTCTATCACCACAGAACCAAGGGAAGAAAAAGTGCATGTAGGGAAAAATAAACCTAATGGCCCAGCTAGGTTCCTGCTGACTGCAAAAGGCCTGAGCCATCTGTTTCAACAGGCCTCGGTAATGCTGAGCTAAGCACTAAACTAATCTAAAGCCTCTTATAGCACGTCACCTCTCTGAGAGTCTCAGTTGGTGGTCGTCTAGTCCCACACTGCTTTGGAACATAACCTACTACCAGAGATATGCTGTAAAAGAGAATGCCTGTGTAATCCTTTGTGAACACAACATCATTATTGGAGACTTTTAGTTTTACAAATGCCAATCTGTTGATATTCCTACTCTGTTTAGATTGCCTCCAGTAGGTCTTGTTGCTATGTGTTTAGCTTGCCTCCAGCAGGTCTTGTTGCTATGTGTTTAGCTTGCCTCCAGCAGGTCTTGTTGCTATGTGCGTTGCCTACGCATCACCTCTCTCTTCATGTGTTTTCTTATTCTCTCAGTCCCcgaacactctctctccctctttctttctttctttctttctctctctctcgcggtctttccatccctctctctctccttaccatGGTTTCAGCTGACTGGGGAAGGAGTGTTTCTTACACACGTGACAGTAGCAGGTCGGAGGCCAGCGCATACTGAAGGACTCTCCTCCGTCCGCCTGCTCCACCTCCGTGAGGCCCCAGTCAACCAGGGCCTGGGGCCACAGAACCATCTTCAGAATGGTGAGGGCCTTCTCACACCTGCTCAGCAAcctgagggatgagaggagagagagagagagagagagagagagagagagagagagagagagagagagagagagagagacagagacagagacagaccattGACTCAGGTTGAGGGAAGACACATAGcaagacagggacagggacagggacagagacagagacagagacagagagagagacagagagagagacagagacagagacagagacagagacagagacagagacagagacagagagagagacagagacagagacagagacagagacagagacagagacagagacagagagagagagacagagacagagacagagacagagacagagacagagacagaccattGACTCAGGTTGAGGGAAGACACATAGCAAGAGCTCTATATCCTGGGTTAAAAGACAGATATGATATCTTATCAAAACGAGGCCCTTCCTTACTTACACTTAGAAAAAAAAGAaccatacactactggtcaaaagttttagaacacctactcattcaagggtttttctttatttgtactattttctacattgtagaataatagtgaagacatcaaaacaatgaaatgacacatatggaatcatgtagtaaccaaaaaagtgttaaaggaatcataatatattttgtatttgagattcttcaaatagccacactttgccctgatgaaagctttgcacactcttggcattcccttaaccagcttcacctggaatgcttttccatccgtcttgaaggagttcccacatatgctgagcacttgttggatgcttttccctcactctgcggtccgactcatcccaaaccaactcaatttgtttgaggtcgggggattgtggaggccaggtcatctgatgcagcactccatcactctccttcttggcaaaatagcccttaaacagcctggaggtgtgttgggtcattgtcctgttgaaaaacaaatgatagtcccactaagcccaaaccagatgggatgacgtatcgctgcagaatgctggtcaagtgtgccttgaattctaaataaatcacagacagtgtcaccagcaaagcacccccacaccataacacctcctcctccatgctttacggtgggtaatacacatgcagagatcatccgttcacccaaaccgcgtctcacaaagacacggcggttggaacccaaaatctcaaatttggactccgaaccaaaggacacatttccaccggtctaatgtccgttgctcgtgtttcttggcccaagcaagtctcttcttcttattggtgtcctttagcagtggtttctttgcagcactttgaccatgaaggcctgattcacacagtctcctctgaacagttgatgttgagatgtgtctgttacttgaactctgtgaagcatttatttggcctgcaattcctgaggctggtaactctaataaacttatcctctgcagcagaggtaactctgggtcttccattcctgtggcggtcctcatgagagccagtttcatcatagcgcttgatggtttttgtgacagcacttgaagaaactttcaaagttcttgacattttccagattgactgaccttcatgtcttaaagtaatgatggactgtcgtttctctttgcttatttgagctgttcttgccataatatggacttggtattttaccaaatagggctatcttctgtataccacccctaccttgtcacaacaaaactgattggctcaaacgcattaagaaggaaatcaattccacaaattaacttttaagaaggcacacctgttaattaaaatgcattccaggtgactacttcatgaagctggttgagagactgcCGAGAGTGTatcaaaactgtcatcaaggcaaagggtggctatttgaagaatttcaaatataaaatatatttacatgattccatatgtgttatttcataattgtgatgtcttcactattattctacaatgtagaaaatagtacaaataaagaaaaacccttgaatgagtaggtgttctaaaacttttgactggtagtgtacagggTTCTTTGGTTTGTCCCAATatgggaaccctttttggtgctgggtagaaccctttgtagggttcttcaaagaaccctctgtatatggttctacctagaacaatctatgaagggttctaccaagaaccatttTATCATTTGGAGGGTTCTTCCTAATTTCCTTTAAAATGTCattatttatgacaatacattacatatatcataaggcctttatTTGAGCGCCTAGTTATACCCTAATACAGTGGTGataggaaactcctggtttacaggccacatcaggcctgcaagtcatattatgctggcttgcaaagcgatgtgtaattcctattggaatccagccagagttagaaTATCCAACAAGTGGAATTGTTAATCATCCGCAACCTGCATTCCGAATGTCTGCCAGGGAAGATTGAAAACTGAGACAACCTCAACCATCtaagggtgtgttcataaattcaatctggagtgccagagtgcactctgggctttcgtaaattcagagcgttgtcagattgtcctttgtaaattcagagggtttcgctctcggagcgttcagagcgcacactggacactctgacctaggagtagggttgatccgagcgttctgacctcacaacggcagtcaagcacccaaactaactggctaacgttggctagcttgctagctacttccagacacaaatgagagaacacctcactctgaccattttactcgacctagcagagctggttaggctgtttttatgttatccagagcgttggtgactgcaactgggctgctggcaacaattgtaTTACTCTTTTtcgccaacgtttactgacactggccatattcagcgggtgttgcgcgttcgtaaattcatctgcgctctggcacactcagacgagagtgctctgaaatcggagtagatagccagagtgaatttacgaacgtaccctaaactggaacaaccatctcagtaacgggtcaAATAAATCCaattactaacagattggattagtttagaaaacggTATGTTATTTATCTTCCTGTAGCATtaaattaatcaaccaatcaatgtacatgcaaaaacacagatattatagtaaaacaaacaattctgagtatctccctgcaatagagcatgctgggaaatattatatatggttctatgtagaacccttcttgacttccaaagaatcatcaaatAACTCTTAGAatgttaaaggttctaggtagaaccctttgccttacaaagaacccATGTCTTCCAAAAAGGTCAaaatggttcttggtagaaccctatcccttcgcaaataacccttttagaacccttttttctaagagtgtacctgtGAAGCTTCTTGTCATTGACGTGGAGCATGCGTGGTCTCCGAGGCAACCCGCCACTCATGGGGGCCTCCATGCAGCGTCTCAGCAGACCTACCATCCTCTGGATGGTCTCCAGGGCCCCCTTCCCATCTCCACCCGCCGCCTCACCCCCACCCAACGACCCTGCCCAGCCACCGGCCAGCACGTCAAAGCCCAGGGGCAGGCCAGAGGCATCAGTCACCATCAGAACACTCTCCCCATCACTACTCACTACAGGGGGAAGAGTgggagacggacagacagacagacagacagacagacagacagacagacagacagacggaccgacagacagacaaagaaaaAGTGGGTTAGACAGGGGCAATTCTATGGTTATGGAATTACGCTGAGACTCCGATATTTCAATGTTTTTTGGTTTGGCATAGGCCTACAGAGTCTCAGCATAATTATGTTACTGTGGAATTGactgtaggtatggtgttatggtATTATGGTATGATAGCGTTTTGGATAACAGCTTCAAGAGGTAAGAATCAAATACTCCGTGCGCTACAGTACATCATGCAGGCTATGCCTAAAGGCTTATACTCACTGAGCTCGGAGGGGTCCACTCCAGCCTGTTCCAGCCGTGGAATAGCGGCAGGGGGCGGTGCAGCGCAATCCATGAGGTGCAGTATCCAGTATGGTGAACGGTCCATGGGGTACCGGGGAAAATCGTAACCCCAGAAATCACAATGTGCTTCTTTGCGCCCCATATGGGTGGTCTGGAAGCAGCGGTACCACTGTGCCATAGCCTCCGAGAACTCAATCATCCGGTCACGGTGACTTGACACTAACTCCATCTAAAAATGAGCATGACAGAGGTCGGTCAAAAGACGCAGAGTACTTGGCATAATATGGAGTAAATGTAAGGAAAGTTGTCAACCATAGACAAACGCTACAGATAGTGAAAACATGCACATTATTCCACCATCATTACATCCTATTGATCAACTTCCATCAATATAATTTGCGTTACCTTGTGAGTAGGGCTATATTTTTCACTTCAATCTGGGTTTTCTTTGGTTGGAAAATGCCTTCTATCACTTGTAGCTTAGGTTGCTTTGAGGAATTCGAAAAATGAATATAAACATGCGACAAATATGTTGTTTTCCGAAAGCAAGAGCGTCATTGTTTTACGCGATGAGGATTCCAAAAAAGAACATATTTTGTCCCGCAAAAATTGTCAGTTAATTTTTATTTCTCTAGCCTACAGCAAATATTTGAATGATCGAACAATTCAGTTGATTGTCAAACATTTCGTCTCTCCTCAAAACAATCATTAGGTTAGGCCTTATCAAACATGATCAATTAATCAATATTTTCTACTAAACGTTATTAAATAAATCACCGCTAGGTGGTAGTGTTGTTCTACATTTCTGCCCTTAACCCTTGTGCTTtgctggaaaaaaatgacatccattatgttacgggtcaaattgacccgcacagtttaaacacactcaagacagtcaaagaattaagtaaaaacagaaacaactttattttgtcttatcagacatttcagaaagaagaaatacaatactttttattttttttaaacaatatttaagaactatttgttaaacatatttcctttctcacaaacaagatttttcagtttccccaagtaggtttttcccccccctattggtccatattatcccttcagtctttctctctacatgttgaacacaatgtgtgtgtgtgctttctgcagatgtatttattgcattctacacaagtggtgcttgttttactgtcttgtcgAGGAGGCAGGCTGGCATCTTTTCCGTTTCttgccactgcctgtatccactgGATCCATTTCTGGTTGATTCAGGGTTGTGACTGGAGCAACGTTTCCcgaactcggtcctcgggaccccaaggggtgcacgttttggtttttgccctaacactacacagttgattcaaataatcaaagctgtgtagtgttagggcaaaaaccaaaacgtgcaccccttggggtcctgaggaccgagtttgggaaacgctggactAGAGTGaatacagctacgaccggaagtaACTTTTCGtaacaggttaggagagcattttagccagtgcttaatttgagccggatcctgccgGAACCTTTCTATAAGTCAGTTTTGGATTGTTTTGTTCCAGAACCTATTTGGCCAGATCTGTTACCTCTTGTGGCATGAAAAGTAATTTTCactttttgcaatgtaaaaattataataaaagcgTTGAAAGTTAATTCGAGTTGCCTCTTCATTAATTCTGCCCCCACAAAAAAAACGTTATGTGAAAAAGTTGATTTTCAGCCCCGGGCCTAATATTCGATTTGGGTTGGGACGGCCCGGGTTTATGCTTTTATGGTTTGAGACCAACGCGTGGCCGTGGCCGTGTGAGAAGTGAGCCAGTATCACTCGCATAACTAGAATGAGACTCACTTTCtatgctctgatagacatgagcctgcaactctcctctctccagcgttgcacttcatcatttatttccttatagaatcatcgCCGTGGGAACGGTGCTGGAGGATCTGCAGCAGCCCTGATgaatttaaatacatttgccaaagttatagaagtACTgttctgttcagaaataaattaaaaatcattcaaaatagccAAATACACCATGagaaggcctataatttagccacagaggatcaatagcttattaatttttttttatagcctagctgtggattgtagcccaataacaaggaatagcctacagtcgggaacgcgcggcaaatctgtcagtAAAAAAACAGCACGCAGgcaaacaggcctttcgcaatatttcaaatacaagaGAGGGAAAACACAGGCAGAAACCCACCTTTTTTTAGCCCCACATATTTagggctt containing:
- the LOC121571034 gene encoding zinc finger MYND domain-containing protein 15 isoform X2; this translates as MELVSSHRDRMIEFSEAMAQWYRCFQTTHMGRKEAHCDFWGYDFPRYPMDRSPYWILHLMDCAAPPPAAIPRLEQAGVDPSELMSSDGESVLMVTDASGLPLGFDVLAGGWAGSLGGGEAAGGDGKGALETIQRMVGLLRRCMEAPMSGGLPRRPRMLHVNDKKLHRLLSRCEKALTILKMVLWPQALVDWGLTEVEQADGGESFSMRWPPTCYCHVCKKHSFPSQLKPCSQCKAVLYCSDQCSQTDQIRCPEDASHQHWCEKLACYMSHHSQLADLPFSYAAEVTADDFDLEHFLNKNKLDSGYWVHWSLLVRSPRYELHPTVEQSRGPYPHWFTGHSEPFGPLKKEGDILLCSPAPHAVPRITKPLVLWCQYCEWRGISLSSPAAVLLSSPLSIYYIITSLVPRDFPELNILKKQSLKIHIIDSYREFHTLMVFWELSILLPHITFELVFIGEGLPPESDEEQLFLQKKDGCVNLVNPSFTPDEKLDRRSIRVKGYRRAYHMLQGPKPDLVIGFRPAIQLQESWLSTLPRLQSLRVPAYFCEVSELSCECSQQVMSQATGGTLSPPQVNPFHCPLRITGGDNMLPWYSNAFIFHLMYKPLHSDKRPSVAHPKAPPLQVEPANQEPEYPVKMSRRDRKQAAHNMPRKRK
- the LOC121571034 gene encoding zinc finger MYND domain-containing protein 15 isoform X1, whose product is MELVSSHRDRMIEFSEAMAQWYRCFQTTHMGRKEAHCDFWGYDFPRYPMDRSPYWILHLMDCAAPPPAAIPRLEQAGVDPSELMSSDGESVLMVTDASGLPLGFDVLAGGWAGSLGGGEAAGGDGKGALETIQRMVGLLRRCMEAPMSGGLPRRPRMLHVNDKKLHRLLSRCEKALTILKMVLWPQALVDWGLTEVEQADGGESFSMRWPPTCYCHVCKKHSFPSQLKPCSQCKAVLYCSDQCSQTDQIRCPEDASHQHWCEKLACYMSHHSQLADLPFSYAAEVTADDFDLEHFLNKNKLDSGYWVHWSLLVRSPRYELHPTVEQSRGPYPHWFTGHSEPFGPLKKEGDILLCSPAPHAVPRITKPLVLWCQYCEWRGISLSSPAAVLLSSPLSIYYIITSLVPRDCEFPELNILKKQSLKIHIIDSYREFHTLMVFWELSILLPHITFELVFIGEGLPPESDEEQLFLQKKDGCVNLVNPSFTPDEKLDRRSIRVKGYRRAYHMLQGPKPDLVIGFRPAIQLQESWLSTLPRLQSLRVPAYFCEVSELSCECSQQVMSQATGGTLSPPQVNPFHCPLRITGGDNMLPWYSNAFIFHLMYKPLHSDKRPSVAHPKAPPLQVEPANQEPEYPVKMSRRDRKQAAHNMPRKRK